A single Fusobacterium sp. SYSU M8D902 DNA region contains:
- a CDS encoding HAMP domain-containing sensor histidine kinase — MRVRINLFRKIFIFSIFLVIFTVTLSYVFSVFVADSFYIARKKSEIKKIVPTVKRLMIDEKIFEDYVEDIRNTQGIDIYISNNNYYDSFYGIEYKDNFDDIKDGFHINNLEQGHIMLLVYKEKLSPEKTLFLSTSLSVMSMHRHEVYFLNLITLVITLILSIIISRIFAKKITKNIYELNRVAKKITKLDFSEKAVVNTSDELLELSENINTMSRSLSLSIDNLKSFVSNASHELKTPISVINSHAQYLLKGSLKSEEEQRRYYKAILKESNNMNELVQSLLLLSRLSSVGLKIDKEDLDLKLIIKNSIEKYEFLELQKDIQWNIELERVMLEGNKKFIQIAVDNIVQNALKYSPEESEIRIYQEGDCVRFENLTMIRENLSEDNLLQPFARGDNATELKIDGHGLGLSIIKKILELHSIPFDIEIREEKFIFSLTYLSHK; from the coding sequence ATGAGAGTAAGAATTAATCTATTTAGAAAAATATTTATTTTTTCAATATTTTTAGTTATATTTACAGTGACACTTAGTTATGTTTTTAGTGTTTTTGTGGCAGATTCATTTTATATAGCTAGAAAAAAGAGTGAGATAAAAAAGATAGTTCCAACAGTAAAAAGATTGATGATTGATGAGAAGATTTTTGAAGACTATGTTGAAGATATTAGAAACACTCAAGGGATAGATATATATATTTCAAATAACAATTACTATGATTCTTTTTATGGAATAGAGTATAAGGATAATTTTGATGATATAAAAGATGGATTTCATATTAACAATCTTGAACAGGGACACATAATGTTACTGGTATATAAGGAAAAGTTATCTCCAGAGAAAACTTTGTTTTTAAGCACATCACTATCTGTTATGAGTATGCATAGACATGAGGTATATTTTCTAAATTTAATCACCTTAGTAATAACATTGATCTTAAGTATAATTATAAGTAGGATATTTGCAAAAAAGATCACAAAAAATATATATGAGTTAAATAGGGTTGCAAAAAAAATTACAAAGCTAGATTTTTCCGAAAAAGCAGTAGTCAATACAAGTGATGAATTGTTAGAGCTAAGTGAGAATATAAATACTATGTCAAGAAGTCTCTCATTATCAATAGATAACTTAAAATCCTTTGTTTCCAATGCTTCACATGAGTTAAAAACACCTATCTCTGTTATAAATTCTCATGCACAATATTTATTGAAAGGAAGTTTGAAGAGTGAGGAGGAGCAGAGGAGATATTACAAGGCTATATTAAAAGAGAGTAATAATATGAATGAACTAGTTCAATCACTACTTTTACTATCTAGGTTATCCTCTGTAGGTTTAAAAATAGATAAGGAGGATTTAGATTTAAAACTAATAATAAAAAATAGTATTGAGAAATATGAGTTTTTGGAGTTGCAAAAGGATATTCAATGGAATATAGAGTTAGAAAGAGTGATGTTAGAAGGGAATAAAAAGTTCATTCAGATAGCAGTTGACAATATTGTTCAAAATGCTTTAAAATACTCACCAGAAGAGAGTGAGATAAGGATATATCAAGAGGGAGATTGTGTTAGATTTGAAAATCTAACAATGATAAGAGAAAATTTAAGTGAAGATAATCTACTACAACCATTTGCTAGAGGAGATAATGCTACTGAATTAAAGATTGATGGTCACGGATTAGGACTTTCAATTATAAAGAAAATTTTAGAGCTTCATAGTATTCCATTTGATATCGAGATAAGAGAAGAGAAATTTATTTTTAGTTTGACATATTTAAGTCATAAATAA
- a CDS encoding response regulator transcription factor: MKRKILIIEDEKSLVNVLQDNFKQEGFSVVVAYNGEEGIEKFYLESPQLVLLDINLPKKTGWEVCKEIRKVSTLPILMMTARDSDEDEYRGLDLGADDYITKPFNLKILTLKVKKLLKLDDVSIYKFEDFSFDAKKGEIIIENSSIELTRREIQFLEYMIKNKGIIFSREYLLNEVWGFDFDGDDRVVDTLVKRVRKKMDKYSYLLKTVRGMGYSFDESKN, from the coding sequence ATGAAGAGAAAGATATTGATAATAGAAGATGAAAAAAGTTTAGTAAATGTTTTACAGGATAACTTTAAACAGGAAGGTTTTAGTGTTGTTGTAGCTTATAATGGAGAAGAGGGGATAGAAAAATTTTATTTAGAGAGTCCTCAATTGGTTCTTTTAGATATAAATCTTCCTAAAAAGACAGGTTGGGAAGTTTGTAAAGAGATAAGAAAGGTTTCAACACTACCAATACTTATGATGACAGCTAGAGATTCAGATGAAGATGAGTATAGAGGACTTGATCTAGGAGCAGATGACTATATTACTAAGCCGTTTAATTTGAAGATTTTAACTTTAAAAGTAAAAAAGCTGTTGAAGTTAGATGATGTAAGTATATATAAATTTGAAGATTTTTCATTTGATGCTAAAAAAGGTGAGATAATCATTGAAAATAGTAGTATTGAACTTACAAGGAGAGAGATACAATTTTTAGAGTATATGATAAAAAATAAGGGAATAATATTTTCAAGAGAGTATCTTTTGAATGAGGTATGGGGTTTTGACTTTGATGGAGATGATAGAGTAGTAGATACCTTGGTAAAGAGAGTTAGAAAAAAGATGGACAAGTATAGCTATCTGTTGAAAACAGTGAGAGGTATGGGGTATAGCTTTGATGAGAGTAAGAATTAA
- a CDS encoding YoaK family protein, whose protein sequence is MRVLHRLLLNWIYMLCFLGGFINTISIAKYSYTVSHFTGHVSKAAINIGDGNFLEVFKIMSIIIAFVFGSTISGYLVDGREFNLKRRYGYSMFTLGCGLLLLYATVKDTWIFFYYLPFMIGVQNGLFISYKGVVVRTSHISGNLTDTGVYIGHCLKGKKQDKWKVYFCIVTVLVFLLGSFFGIEFYYLLRDKVFIIAGFGYILIACIYFSLRHRYRHVLHLTDEHYHFQ, encoded by the coding sequence ATGAGGGTTTTACATAGACTTTTATTAAATTGGATCTATATGTTATGTTTTTTGGGGGGATTTATAAATACTATAAGTATTGCAAAGTATTCCTATACAGTTTCACATTTTACAGGGCATGTATCAAAAGCTGCTATCAATATAGGAGATGGAAATTTTTTAGAGGTATTTAAAATTATGTCCATTATAATAGCTTTTGTTTTTGGCTCTACTATCTCAGGATATTTGGTTGATGGAAGAGAGTTTAACCTAAAGAGACGTTATGGATATTCAATGTTTACATTGGGATGTGGATTATTACTACTCTATGCAACAGTAAAAGATACCTGGATCTTCTTTTACTATCTACCATTTATGATAGGAGTTCAAAATGGGCTCTTTATATCATATAAGGGAGTTGTTGTGAGAACAAGTCATATAAGTGGGAATCTAACAGATACTGGAGTGTATATAGGGCACTGTTTGAAGGGAAAAAAACAGGATAAATGGAAAGTTTACTTCTGTATAGTTACAGTGTTGGTATTTTTATTGGGAAGTTTTTTTGGGATAGAGTTCTATTATTTATTGAGGGATAAGGTGTTTATAATAGCTGGGTTTGGATATATACTCATAGCTTGTATATATTTTTCATTGAGACACAGATATAGACATGTTCTCCATCTAACTGATGAACACTATCATTTTCAATAG